The following are encoded in a window of Apis mellifera strain DH4 linkage group LG10, Amel_HAv3.1, whole genome shotgun sequence genomic DNA:
- the LOC413510 gene encoding SNF-related serine/threonine-protein kinase, whose amino-acid sequence MHRRVGYSNYDGKIAGLYDLEETLGRGHFAVVKLARHVFTGEKVAVKVIDKSKLDEVSRAHLFQEVRCMKLVQHPNVVRLYEVIDTQTKLYLILELGDGGDLYDYIMRHDSGLSEEVARTYFRQIVRAISYCHRLHVVHRDLKPENVVFFEKLGTVKLTDFGFSNRFCPGQKLETSCGSLAYSAPEILLGDSYDAPAVDVWSLGVILYMLVCGQAPFQEANDSETLTMIMDCKYSIPPHVSDGCKRLIARMLVREPEGRATLEEIAADPWLAIGPDLDSMEALPLVSRQQVSDDHHNHIITKMVNGNIATKEEILEALDKNEYNHITATYFLLAERKLRAHRQEQVQKTRPEILEVSPSRQDDVATNMRTDQNSLSTVNQSLLSVPRTPGDVPQNIRTRKCSIVQEEEDEDDVSSCSGRDERGSNSTLNSFNRRGSRSEGKLSHILQERLAQLPEKPNHKPISSQRNSQKDINVIPVITDGEERLMSSPKSGNSDSSSPVQSQKSGVRPQAGNQLADKVPATTKFDSTNQENLKNRFDDSLPGWSRRGSSENRPKSVSDCLKSMGPVPANKWRMGGSQHRSSASSLDSSLTMSPSKPSETSTTTTTTTILTESSTVSIPLRPLTGLNDNLSLTPKYKTMPSPGSTGSTSTPLNEILEDGDALPLSGSESGGSKCRVVRRTGYEQRKSKFHKTRTTSCSSSDASDDDSESRKKRAHKLSTSASKSMSSRRDSHDDSSDSQDPGGSGGGGGGGGEGGGGVGNGEHTTETPPSETNRKDNGNNTTTTTTTTTGGRHRCSENQVIFGRRHRAGRRRAGETRLRESQSLNRITEVQEAEGPSACHNHHVSRNSAVLGVQSMSSSSSSVSQSSTGSHGVPQPLSQAATTVQKAKGFGARLLQSWSLSAGKSSLTQPSNKHTNCSPNGRCTKQEAQRDACQRIEMCDERELNGGSVNQIPSNDKENRNGSMNRNDCKNRKIRLLSRYFAVHKKLCVPLPGLFGKGRLYKARSCGSIARDRVSPPSPKSMLFCATADDKWRDRRQWCDVKHQHRGSDGDINQNLGLSHLVQESVVGKGCSALPAVCHIHLGDASKCCSLC is encoded by the exons ATGCATCGGAGGGTGGGGTACAGCAACTACGATGGCAAGATTGCCGGCCTCTACGACCTGGAGGAGACGCTTGGCCGTGGTCATTTCGCCGTAGTAAAGCTCGCCAGGCATGTTTTCACCGGTGAGAAGGTCGCAGTGAAGGTCATCGACAAGAGCAAACTCGATGAGGTTTCGAGAGCACACCTTTTTCAAGAG GTGAGATGCATGAAGCTGGTGCAACATCCGAACGTGGTCAGACTTTACGAGGTGATAGATACGCAAACGAAGCTCTATCTGATCCTCGAGCTTGGCGATGGCGGCGACCTCTACGATTACATCATGCGCCATGACAGCGGCCTCAGCGAGGAG GTGGCCAGAACGTACTTCCGGCAAATAGTCAGAGCCATATCGTATTGCCATCGATTGCATGTGGTGCACAGGGACCTGAAACCCGAGAACGTGGTGTTCTTCGAGAAACTCGGTACCGTGAAGCTCACCGATTTCGGATTTAGCAATAGATTCTGCCCTGGCCAGAAGCTCGAGACTTCCTGCGGTTCCCTTGCGTATTCGGCGCCGGAAATCCTACTTGGCGATAGTTACGACGCTCCTGCCGTTG ATGTTTGGTCACTAGGCGTAATTTTGTACATGCTAGTGTGCGGTCAAGCGCCTTTCCAAGAGGCGAACGACAGCGAGACCTTGACTATGATCATGGACTGCAAGTACTCGATACCGCCACACGTATCCGACGGCTGCAAGCGTTTGATCGCGAGGATGCTCGTTAGGGAGCCAGAGGGCAGAGCGACGCTCGAGGAAATAGCAGCTGATCCTTGGCTGGCCATTGGACCCGACTTAGATTCGATGGAAGCGCTGCCTTTGGTCTCGAGACAACAGGTGTCTGATGATCatcataatcatataataactAAGATGGTCAACGGGAACATTGCCaccaaagaagaaatattgga AGCTCTGGACAAGAACGAGTACAATCATATAACAGCAACGTATTTCTTGCTAGCGGAAAGAAAATTACGAGCTCATCGTCAGGAACAGGTGCAGAAGACACGTCCGGAAATCCTCGAAGTATCGCCTAG CCGGCAAGATGACGTGGCCACTAATATGCGTACCGACCAAAATTCATTGAGCACAGTTAACCAATCGCTGTTGAGTGTGCCACGGACACCGGGTGACGTGCCTCAG AATATTCGAACCCGGAAGTGCAGCATCGTCCAGGAGGAAGAAGACGAGGACGATGTGTCCTCGTGCTCGGGTCGCGACGAACGCGGCAGCAATTCCACATTGAACTCGTTCAATCGTCGTGGTTCCCGATCTGAGGGTAAATTGTCGCACATCCTTCAAGAGAGGCTAGCTCAACTTCCGGAAAAACCGAATCACAAGCCTATATCGTCCCAGCGGAACTCGCAAAAGGACATTAACGTGATTCCAGTAATCACGGACGGAGAGGAGCGACTGATGTCTAGTCCAAAGAGCGGGAACAGTGATTCCTCGTCGCCTGTCCAATCCCAGAAATCGGGGGTCAGACCTCAAGCGGGCAATCAGCTCGCGGACAAAGTACCTGCAACAACGAAATTCGACTCGACGAATCAAGAGAACCTGAAAAATCGTTTCGACGATTCGTTGCCCGGCTGGTCGAGAAGAGGATCTTCGGAAAACAGGCCGAAATCGGTATCAGACTGTTTAAAATCGATGGGACCTGTCCCAGCGAACAAATGGAGGATGGGAGGATCGCAACACCGGTCATCTGCCTCGTCGCTGGATTCTTCGTTGACGATGAGTCCGTCGAAACCGTCCGAAACTAGCACGACTACTACCACGACCACCATCCTAACGGAATCGTCCACAGTGTCGATCCCTCTGAGGCCATTGACAGGGCTCAACGATAATCTGTCGTTGACGCCTAAATACAAGACCATGCCATCACCAGGAAGCACTGGCTCCACGTCTACGccattaaatgaaattctagAAGACGGGGATGCGTTGCCCCTATCCGGCAGCGAGAGCGGTGGTTCCAAGTGTCGGGTAGTCAGGAGGACGGGATACGAGCAGAGGAAGAGCAAGTTTCACAAGACGCGTACGACATCCTGCTCGAGTTCCGACGCTAGCGACGATGACAGTGAGAGTAGGAAGAAAAGGGCGCACAAATTGAGCACGTCTGCGAGCAAGTCGATGTCTTCTCGTCGTGACAGTCACGACGATTCCAGCGATTCTCAAGATCCTGGAGGGAGCGGCGGTGGGGGTGGGGGTGGAGGCGAAGGTGGAGGAGGCGTAGGAAACGGGGAGCATACAACGGAAACGCCACCGAGTGAAACGAATCGCAAAGACAATGGAAACAACACCACTACAACAACGACCACAACGACTGGAGGAAGGCATCGGTGCTCGGAAAATCAGGTTATATTCGGCAGAAGACATCGCGCGGGTAGAAGAAGAGCTGGTGAAACGCGACTGCGCGAGAGCCAATCTTTAAACCGCATCACGGAAGTCCAAGAAGCGGAAGGACCGTCGGCGTGTCATAATCACCACGTGTCACGCAACTCCGCTGTTCTAGGAGTTCAAAGCATGTCCTCCTCGTCGTCCTCGGTGTCGCAGAGCAGCACAGGCTCTCACGGAGTTCCCCAGCCCTTATCCCAAGCAGCAACGACAGTTCAAAAGGCCAAAGGTTTCGGAGCAAGGCTTCTGCAAAGTTGGTCCCTCAGCGCCGGCAAGTCCTCGTTAACTCAGCCGTCGAACAAACACACGAATTGCAGCCCCAACGGCAGATGTACCAAACAAGAGGCGCAACGGGATGCTTGCCAGAGGATCGAGATGTGCGACGAAAGGGAATTGAATGGTGGCTCGGTTAATCAGATACCGTCCAACGACAAAGAAAATAGGAACGGGTCGATGAATAGGAACGATTGCAAGAACAGGAAAATCCGGTTGCTTAGTCGATATTTCGCTGTGCATAAGAAACTTTGTGTTCCATTGCCAGGATTGTTCGGCAAAGGCCGGTTGTACAAAGCTCGTTCTTGCGGTAGCATTGCTCGGGACCGCGTCAGTCCACCGTCGCCTAAATCAATGTTGTTTTGCGCCACGGCCGACGACAAATGGCGGGATCGTCGGCAGTGGTGCGACGTGAAGCATCAGCATCGTGGCAGCGATGGGGACATCAATCAGAACTTGGGTCTCTCGCATCTGGTTCAAGAGAGCGTGGTAGGTAAAGGTTGCAGCGCGTTGCCCGCggtttgccacatccacctgGGCGATGCATCCAAATGTTGTAGTCTCTGTTGA